Part of the Notamacropus eugenii isolate mMacEug1 chromosome 5, mMacEug1.pri_v2, whole genome shotgun sequence genome is shown below.
tataaggcttctctccagtatggattctgtGATGTGTGGTAAGACTGAAGCTCTgggtgaaagcctttccacagtgattacatctataaggtttctctccagaatggacTTTTTGATGTGCAGCAAGATGGCCCATCTGtgtaaaagtctttccacactgattacatctataaggcttctctccagtatggattctctgatgtgcaataAGCAAGGAGTTCTgcgtgaaagcctttccacactggtTACATTGATAAGGATTTtctccactgtggattctctgGTGTGCAATAAGCAAGTAGTTCTGCatgaaagccttcccacattgattacatctataaggtttctctccagtgtggagtTTTTGATGTGTAGCAAGATGGCCCTTCtgtgtgaaagtctttccacaatgattacattcataaggcttctctccagtgtggattctctgatgtgcaataAGCAAGGAGTTCTGTGTAAAAGCCTTCCCACATTGGTTACATTGATAAGGATTCTTTCCactatggattctctgatgtacaataAGCAAGTAGTtctgtgtgaaagcctttccacattgatgacatctataaggtttctctccagtgtggagcTTTTGATGTGTAGCAAGATGGCCCTTCcgtgtgaaagtctttccacattgattacatctataaggcttctctccagtgtggattctctgatgtgtaaTAAGGAAGGAGTtctgtgtgaaagcctttccacattggtTACATTGATAAGGATTctttccagtgtggattctctgatgtgcaataAGCAAGTAGTtctgtgtgaaagcctttccacactgattacatctataaggtttctctccagtgtggagtTTTTGATGTGTAGCAAGATGGCCCTtctgtgtgaaagcctttccacattgattacattcataaggcttctctccagtgtggattctccaATGTGTAATAAGCAAGGAGTTCTGtgtgaaagcttttccacactgGTTACATTGATAAGgattctctccactgtggattctctgatgtgcaataAGCAAGTAGTtctgtgtgaaagcctttccacactgattacatctataaggtttctctccagtgtggagtTTTTGATGTGTGACAAGATGACCCTTCTGTGTGAAAGTccttccacattgattacattcataaggcttttctccagtgtggattctctgatgtgtaaTAAGCAAGGAGTtctgtgtgaaagcctttccacactgattacatctaTAAGGTTTCTTTACAGTGTGGATTTTTTGATGTGGAGCAAGATGGTCCCTGTGTGTGAaaatctttccacattgattataTCCATAAGGTTGTACTCTAGTATGGATTCTCTTCCCATGGGACTGAAAAAGCTTTCCCTCCTCAGAAAGGCATTTGCTGTAATCACTATCTAGAACACAGTAATTCCCTGAGGTCATTTTCTTACAGTAATGTGGCATGGAAGACTCTCTGAATTTCTTTGCAATTTCAAATTCACAGTCACACTTCGGATTTCTATCTACTTTGAGAATAAAGTCACGAATGTCACTCCAACTGAAGTCCCTCAGACCATCACTCATGAATCTTTGCTGGTCATGCTCTTCCAAAAAAATTCCCAGCTTTCTAGTTATTTCATTTGCTTCAAAACTGGTCTCTACAACCAAAGAAAACGATCAGACACATGAACAGGAAaaagatatacacaaataaataaatgtaatagcAATGGTTACTGAATATGTTAACAGCTCATGACCCCATCACcaacaaaaatgcaaaagaatttCATGGATGTACTCTTGGAGCAAATATTGGCATTATATAGACTGTCACtttaaggagaagaaacagacaggATGTGAGGGTGACAAAGGTGATGTGCACCATTAGAGcctaaacattcacattcaaaaAATGCAGCAGCCCCATGGAAACGTCACCACCAGAAGATTTAATGGCAATAGCTAAAAGTGACTCTTTATGGGAGAACACTTTCTAGCTAACCTGGAAGAGAAGGCTGAGCCAAAACATAGTTTATAACATTCCAGCATGGAAGGAGTGGTCATCTTTCAGGGACTTATCGTATAATACCATATAAACTCATCTGGGCTCTCAGAACACaagtaaaaatcaaaattagTTTTGAgcaaaatgatggggaaattcagaaggtagtaaataaaaaattagaactTGACAGGCCTACCAGTATGTtacttcatccatctctaagaaagcTGTATTTAACTGCTGCAAAAGTTAAAGGCAAGCAAAGCTTTGAGAGATTCAGCATTCTTGGCCAAATAAGAAGGCAAAAGGAATTTAGTTTTATGCTGActgtaacaatccaaagcacttttatcatGCCCTAAAGGCAGTGTgaattgtccttcattctcaaagaggatcatgccatcaggaagatgatgtcataaCTTgtatttgagtgaaggagagctgtgcaaagtcaccaacctcactttatTCTTCTGAGCtttctgggttcagtggccagatacagattaATTATCTTAATTAACTGTAGATGGTCAAAGATGTAGTGGGACACCTTGTTTTTTTTAAGCCAAGATCTTTTCAATTTCTCAGTCTGACTGAGGAAATGCAGATTCAGTGattaggcctgtttaagaagtaaatCAAGGGATGGTACcttcaataaaaaaaacaaatcaaactttGATGGGAAGACCTTCAAGTCACTGGCCTGAGGAGAAAccattgctatttacattcactctcaGTCATAAGttgcctccccccaccaaaaaaaaacatAGAGTGGTGTTTGGGCAGACTTATTGTTGGCCAATAAATGACagtcagagtgaactgggtttaaggttgtGTGGTTAtgggttgtcctttgttctggaagaggaccatgacatcaggaagatgatgccaggACTTGcagttgaattggatttaagagctggaaggatgTGCCATGTCACCAGTCTGAGCAGGctaactttctcctccagagccatctgggtccagatagagatcaggaaaactggagatggcCAAGTGCCCTAAAGGCTGTATATGAGCCAAAGCCCTATCCACCTATGGTGCACCTCAACTACTCAGGGCTGATGGAACCACATGGATCAGTGACAAGGACATGATTCTGGAGAGCTGGGCTGAACATTTCCACAGCATTCCTAAGCGGTCATCTTTAAACTCTGTTGAAGCTACAGACCACGTACTTCAGGTTGTACTCCATTCTTCTCAAGCTATTACCCAACTAATGGGCAGTCTCACAATTTACAGTTCTTGTTAACaaaaagagagctactataagcattttaaaacggccaattttttttttctgttttccttaattgCTTTGCACAACAGACCTAAGGACAGTATTACTGGAGCAATGGGTAGACAGAATTTAACATCTCTTGGGGCATAATTACAGCTTGTTCTGCAAAATAGATGGATCAGGTTACAATTCTGCCAAGAATGACTGATTGTGCCAGATTTTtaatatcccctccaacatttgtcccttcccccatctATCTTTGTAGCCTGACAGGTATAAGAAGAtatctcaagattgttttaattagcatttttgtaataaataatgattttgaGAATTTTTCTCATATGACTGTAACTAGTTGTGATTTCTTCAGTCAGAAACTGCCTGTTCCTAGCCCTTGACCATTTagaattggagaatgactcttattttttttgATTTGaccaagttctttatatattttgagGTATAAGACCTTTGTGAGTAACTGTCCATAAAtctcccccccacacacccccaaaattttcttgttttcttctgatcttggctacattggttttggtTGTACTTAAACCTCTGTAATTTAATGTAactgaaaaatattcattttgcacCTCACCATGCTATCTCGTTTATTCATAGTTTACCTCTCCCTAAGTCTGAATAGTAAGATGTGCCATAATGATCTTTAAATTTCCTGTATCTTCCTTTATATCTGGATTATGTATACATTTAGACCTTATTTTGGTAAGTGGAGTATGATATTCATCTCTGTCCAATTTCTGACAGATtactttcttcccaattttcacCAAATCAGGGATACTTATCACAAAAATTTATCTTGACATTTTTCAAACACAAAGTTAATAATCTATTCTACTCAACTACCTTTCTGTCTCCTAGGCAGCACCAGGCACTTACAAAAAAtgttatcaatattttttaaaatttctctgtttttaactcatggaataaaataagcatttttgttaacatgatataataaaaaaatagatcaTTGTACATGAAGTAGCAaatcaattatgtaaaacatCCTGTTCcaataataaagttatcatgtaaatttctttctttttatttcatttccctccttcctttccactagagatggctaccatcagATACAAACATGTACACCTATGTAAAATCATTCCAAACGtacttctattcatcagttctttctctttaaCATTCTCTTAATAACAAGAGAATAACATTCCCTTGGTACTACTTTCTGTCTTCAATATTTtgtttaagtctttccatgtttcttctaaaatcatcaaggttatcatttcttgtagcacagtattACTTCATCACAAATATCTACTACAACttggtcagtcattccccagttgaagggTAACCAGGTCATTGCCaagacaaaaagagctgctataaatatttgagaatatataggttctttacctttttccctaatcatctatGTAAATACAGACCCAGcaggggtattgctgggtcacaggatataggcagtttaatcacattttgggcataattccagattactctGCAAAATGGttaagttcacaattccaccaacaattaattagtatcccaaatcctctccaacatttatcagtgtccctttcaatcattttagccaatttggtaggtataaaatgataacTTAAGAAttcctttaatttatatttctctactcaatactgatttagagtatttttttcatatgactataaattatttgaatttctccattagaaaactgcttgttcaaacactttgaccatttatcaattagggaatgacttaaaTCTTATAGATTTTACCAAAatctttgtatattttatatatttgagatatgaaaacATTTTCTGAGAAACCTTACCTAAAATTCTCCCCTCACCTCATTTTTCTACTTGccttctgatcttggttacaCTGCTCTTATgtgtacaaaacatttttaatttaatgtaatcaaatatcCATGTCACATCtcattctttttcagttcttgtttattcataaattgttcacctgtcCAATAAGGCTGATAGGTAACATGTTCCATGATCTTCAAATTTCCTTACAATATCTCTCTTTCAATTTAGATCATGTAtctatccattttgactttatcatgaTAAACTCTAAAATGTTAGTGTGTGCCCAATTTCTGTCACActtctttccagctttcccaacaattttccCTAAATAATGAATTCTTGCTCCAAAATCTTGTCTTTACACTTCTCAAATAGATGGTAACTATTTATTTTCTACTGTATGCAAATTGTACATCTGCTGTGCTCCACTGAACTATTTTTCtagagttttgataattactgccttataatacagttGAAGATCAAGTTCTGCcaaatttctttccttcacattattttttcttcttttcatagttttgaccttttgttctttcaaatgagttttttttattatcattattttctaactcagtaaaataaggTTTTGGTGATTTCACTGGGAAGGAACTGAAGGTATGAATTAatttagagcaggggtggggaagctatGGTCTTCTAGGTATTTGGGTAAATTTGACTGCATACAAATTTTATACaataaatcctttcattaaggagatttgttttgtgaagtttggatcagtgaaagggctgcacttgaggaccccaGGGCCACATTGGGCC
Proteins encoded:
- the LOC140508339 gene encoding uncharacterized protein isoform X1 — its product is MAPGTQRPSSQVKSIIIWTVDPLCQALCQLPGDAKEVLQNNSPCSQGSHSLMGQRICQHLCPNKLCMSGRHPEREGSTRVSDQEKLVGFQELVTFKDVVVDFTEEEWWLLDQSQKELYKEVMLENIQNQLSLETSFEANEITRKLGIFLEEHDQQRFMSDGLRDFSWSDIRDFILKVDRNPKCDCEFEIAKKFRESSMPHYCKKMTSGNYCVLDSDYSKCLSEEGKLFQSHGKRIHTRVQPYGYNQCGKIFTHRDHLAPHQKIHTVKKPYRCNQCGKAFTQNSLLITHQRIHTGEKPYECNQCGRTFTQKGHLVTHQKLHTGEKPYRCNQCGKAFTQNYLLIAHQRIHSGENPYQCNQCGKAFTQNSLLITHWRIHTGEKPYECNQCGKAFTQKGHLATHQKLHTGEKPYRCNQCGKAFTQNYLLIAHQRIHTGKNPYQCNQCGKAFTQNSFLITHQRIHTGEKPYRCNQCGKTFTRKGHLATHQKLHTGEKPYRCHQCGKAFTQNYLLIVHQRIHSGKNPYQCNQCGKAFTQNSLLIAHQRIHTGEKPYECNHCGKTFTQKGHLATHQKLHTGEKPYRCNQCGKAFMQNYLLIAHQRIHSGENPYQCNQCGKAFTQNSLLIAHQRIHTGEKPYRCNQCGKTFTQMGHLAAHQKVHSGEKPYRCNHCGKAFTQSFSLTTHHRIHTGEKPYRCNQCGKAFTQKGHLATHQKVHSGEKPYRCNHCGKAFTQSFSLAAHQKIHTGEKPYRCHQCRKAFRVSSQLTTHQRIHTGEKPYRCNECGKAFRVSSQLTTHQRIHTGEKSFQCNLCAKTFTQRSNLAGHRRIHTGEKPYRCNQCGNTFTMRCHLTTHQRIHTGEKPYRCNQCGKAFTQSISLAKHQRIHTGEKP
- the LOC140508339 gene encoding uncharacterized protein isoform X2, yielding MAPGTQRPSSQELVTFKDVVVDFTEEEWWLLDQSQKELYKEVMLENIQNQLSLETSFEANEITRKLGIFLEEHDQQRFMSDGLRDFSWSDIRDFILKVDRNPKCDCEFEIAKKFRESSMPHYCKKMTSGNYCVLDSDYSKCLSEEGKLFQSHGKRIHTRVQPYGYNQCGKIFTHRDHLAPHQKIHTVKKPYRCNQCGKAFTQNSLLITHQRIHTGEKPYECNQCGRTFTQKGHLVTHQKLHTGEKPYRCNQCGKAFTQNYLLIAHQRIHSGENPYQCNQCGKAFTQNSLLITHWRIHTGEKPYECNQCGKAFTQKGHLATHQKLHTGEKPYRCNQCGKAFTQNYLLIAHQRIHTGKNPYQCNQCGKAFTQNSFLITHQRIHTGEKPYRCNQCGKTFTRKGHLATHQKLHTGEKPYRCHQCGKAFTQNYLLIVHQRIHSGKNPYQCNQCGKAFTQNSLLIAHQRIHTGEKPYECNHCGKTFTQKGHLATHQKLHTGEKPYRCNQCGKAFMQNYLLIAHQRIHSGENPYQCNQCGKAFTQNSLLIAHQRIHTGEKPYRCNQCGKTFTQMGHLAAHQKVHSGEKPYRCNHCGKAFTQSFSLTTHHRIHTGEKPYRCNQCGKAFTQKGHLATHQKVHSGEKPYRCNHCGKAFTQSFSLAAHQKIHTGEKPYRCHQCRKAFRVSSQLTTHQRIHTGEKPYRCNECGKAFRVSSQLTTHQRIHTGEKSFQCNLCAKTFTQRSNLAGHRRIHTGEKPYRCNQCGNTFTMRCHLTTHQRIHTGEKPYRCNQCGKAFTQSISLAKHQRIHTGEKP